From a region of the Phaeodactylum tricornutum CCAP 1055/1 chromosome 4, whole genome shotgun sequence genome:
- a CDS encoding predicted protein, with protein MVQFNKMFVMLPVMFAARKLDGEDPNIVNMLRIAYAVMQVVCVSAVLYVYLKAQAIKDDKVVYVPPAATPFADPNAKKKYTEVAYGAHVVSTARSLVGSTLFGVALTVGLHVYKGMVVGLAIQTVMGPLNLAENALVKALFLGQGIAPEHKIFDEKTADDLTPDDEVVDGSGNIVVRNAGTAVKDKEAKKSLEDILLDTWDAGAKADLGSLMEALNKKNCNYQTKADHWTPIMILAGLGAKGTASAIRAVLDMGANPAVVDVEGWNALHWAAFHNSAEGARALTSETQLLKVQDKEGNTPVETARKEGNDEVANILEAALGENKKSK; from the exons ATGGTGCAATTTAACAAGATGTTCGTCATGCTTCCGGTCATGTTTGCGGCTCGCAAACTTGATGGAGAGGATCCCAACATCGTGAATATGCTGCGAATTGCGTACGCCGTTATGCAGGTGGTTTGTGTTTCGGCGGTCCTTTACGTTTATCTCAAAGCCCAGGCAATCAAGGACGACAAGGTCGTTTACGTTCCCCCGGCAGCCACG CCGTTTGCCGATCccaacgccaagaaaaagtacaCTGAAGTAGCGTACGGTGCTCACGTGGTATCGACGGCGCGATCCTTGGTCGGATCCACCCTTTTCGGCGTGGCGCTGACCGTGGGTCTGCACGTGTACAAGGGCATGGTCGTAGGCCTCGCTATTCAAACCGTCATGGGTCCCTTGAACCTCGCCGAGAACGCCCTCGTCAAGGCGCTCTTCCTCGGGCAGGGTATTGCGCCGGAGCACAAGATTTTCGACGAAAAGACGGCGGATGATCTCACgcccgacgacgaagtcgtGGATGGATCCGGAAACATTGTGGTCCGGAATGCGGGTACGGCTGTTAAAGACAAGGAAGCCAAGAAGTCTTTGGAAGACATCCTGTTGGATACCTGGGATGCCGGTGCCAAGGCCGACCTCGGATCTCTGATGGAAGCCTTAAACAAAAAGAATTGCAATTATCAAACGAAAGCGGATCACTGGACGCCCATTATGATTCTGGCTGGATTAGGGGCGAAGGGCACGGCGAGCGCCATTCGAGCCGTCTTGGACATGGGAGCCAATCCAGCTGTAGTCGACGTCGAAGGATGGAATGCATTACATTGGGCCGCCTTTCATAACAGTGCGGAAGGAGCCCGCGCACTGACCTCGGAGACACAGCTACTCAAGGTACAAGATAAGGAAGGAAATACACCGGTGGAGACGGCACGAAAggaaggcaacgacgaagtAGCCAACATCTTAGAAGCAGCCCTGGGCGAGAATAAGAAAAGTAAATAA